One Plasmodium vivax chromosome 13, whole genome shotgun sequence genomic region harbors:
- a CDS encoding nuclear transport factor 2, putative (encoded by transcript PVX_085840A), translating into MDMLNPQFEEIGKEFVNHYFQLFNTGRNELAALYKDISMMSFENDQCRGTSQIIERLNKLPPTVVHKCLSLDIQPTPNNGILILVCGDIIIEENKPIKFVRSFHLFPLPSGGYFIFNDLFRFCIG; encoded by the exons atggatatGCTAAATCCTCAGTTCGAAGAGATAGGGAAAGAGTTCGTCAACCACTACTTCCAGCTGTTCAACACGGGGAG GAACGAACTGGCTGCACTTTACAAAGACATCAGCATGATGAGCTTCGAAAATGACCAGTGCAGAGGAACAAGTCAAATAATCGAGCGACTCAATAAACTGCCGCCCACCGTTGTCCACAAATGTCTAAGTCTAGATATTCAGCCGACGCCCAATAACGGGATCCTAATTTTAGTGTGTGGAGACATCATCATTGAGGAGAATAAGCCAATCAAATTTGTTAGGAGCTTCCACCTTTTCCCCTTGCCCAGTGGGGGATACTTca TTTTTAACGATTTATTCAGATTTTGCATAGGTTAA
- a CDS encoding hypothetical protein, conserved (encoded by transcript PVX_085845A) yields MCQKSGQEIPPLNFVVNEREEFLNIFNYKNVKCFKSCNYIYIGQYKKEEPHGSKENDCDLVCKKGEDIKKIETKEFTSSREKSDKKKKKKCSKCIKDGYGILITLRRNTFGEEVIVNKFIGNWKNNKKSGLGFNLYLNGNVYYGYYENNARNGWGHFEWRDSQSSYEGNWVNNHMNGKGTYKSKTFSFDGHFYNNKFLNSSGEWIDVVPMEKEKKKNVSLLKRDVITGDEMINLVCLPFDFLKSHLKKIADMIKYKYNKVPFFMCSKGFIEKHRDFNLSKFIFLSYYFGPDEPFCEEGNYQLLFDGVQNEGGNSKVGWDDPNLKPFRSGTPSDTGEEAEGDSSSRESSCSSGSERSDGSPSSRATSSSGLSSGENEGSERGGKDGKPPSNSSNWSNGRAHSNLSKASAASHSSHLSSLSAISNSWYGSKGTAPPHDDLDHSKRSALNSADLTRNESKGSSESDLKEYIKNANKSNASKEESLAAAPSNVSEICQNGMNSTSGICNEDTSYEMEERKKNEMYQLVKKYVHIYANLEGTSSEYSIKPSETESSDEGGDLLKVESKEHVDPAKRGGNEQSGGTKETDGKETVGENANPKANNASSEEANTSRANPSESTHHLKMRKKKIEKELSKIKIDTHFLEKLKNCNLTCTHKIKQKMETSMMLKYPFIFSLSVSEDPNKYETITREFLLESCKIPTLWLLKNYFGATENKLPEEIFSPPFFDFYNSNMNMPMHPHFQTPQNEDDEENFNAGEISPLNFFLITDLLVGDTKDAKHLKCLVRDKFMNFSFLSNLFFLIIE; encoded by the exons ATGTGCCAGAAAAGTGGGCAGGAAATCCCCCCCCTCAATTTTGTAGTCAATGAAAGAGaagaatttttaaacatatttaattataagaatGTCAAATGCTTTAAGTCCTGTAACTACATCTACATTGGGCAGTATAAAA AGGAGGAGCCGCACGGAAGCAAAGAAAACGACTGCGATTTggtgtgcaaaaaaggggaagatattaaaaaaatcgaaacgAAAGAGTTCACTTCGAGCAGAGAAAAATCagacaaaaagaagaaaaaaaaatgcagcaagTGTATAAAAGATGGCTATGGAATTTTAATAACGTTAAGGAGGAACACCTTTGGTGAAGAAGTAATTGTGAATAAGTTCATTGGTAactggaaaaataataaaaaaagcggaTTGGGATTTAATTTATATCTGAATGGGAATGTCTATTATGGGTATTATGAGAATAATGCAAGAAATGGGTGGGGCCACTTCGAATGGAGAGACAGTCAGTCAAGTTATGAAGGGAACTGGGTCAACAACCACATGAATGGCAAAGGCACATATAAAAGTAAAACCTTTTCATTCGATggacatttttataataataaatttcttAACTCGTCTGGGGAATGGATAGATGTGGTACccatggaaaaggaaaaaaaaaaaaacgtgagCCTCCTCAAAAGAGATGTAATTACTGGTGATGAGATGATCAATTTAGTTTGCCtcccttttgattttttaaaaagtcatttaaaaaaaattgcagacaTGATCAAGTACAAATATAACaaggttccttttttcatgtGTTCCAAGGGTTTTATAGAGAAACACAGAGATTTTAATTTGTCtaaatttatctttttaagtTATTATTTTGGTCCTGATGAGCCATTTTGCGAGGAGGGCAATTATCAGCTTCTCTTCGACGGTGTACAAaatgaggggggaaattcaaAAGTGGGTTGGGATGATCCCAATTTGAAGCCATTCCGGAGTGGCACCCCTTCGGATActggtgaagaagcagaaggtgACAGCAGTTCGCGGGAGTCTAGCTGTTCTAGCGGTTCTGAGCGGTCGGATGGGTCGCCCAGCTCCCGCGCGACTAGCTCGTCTGGGTTGTCAAGCGGGGAGAATGAGGGGAGCGAAAGGGGTGGCAAAGATGGAAAGCCCCCCTCCAACTCTTCCAACTGGTCAAATGGGCGGGCTCACTCAAACCTCTCCAAGGCGTCTGCCGCTTCTCACTCGTCGCACCTGTCCAGCCTGTCCGCCATCAGCAACAGCTGGTACGGTTCGAAGGGGACGGCCCCTCCCCATGACGATTTAGACCACTCAAAAAGGAGCGCCCTCAATAGCGCCGACTTAACCAGAAATGAAAGCAAAGGCAGTAGCGAGAGTGACCTGAAGGAATACATAAAGAACGCGAATAAATCGAATGCCTCTAAGGAGGAAAGCCTAGCCGCAGCGCCATCCAACGTTAGTgaaatttgccaaaatgggatgaACTCCACCTCGGGCATATGCAATGAGGATACCTCCTACGAGAtggaagaaaggaaaaagaacgAAATGTACCAACTGGTGAAGAAGTACGTGCATATTTATGCCAATTTGGAAGGCACTTCCAGTGAGTATTCTATAAAGCCCAGCGAAACGGAAAGCTCCGATGAAGGGGGAGACCTCCTCAAAGTGGAAAGTAAGGAACATGTTGATCCAGCGAAGCGTGGTGGGAACGAACAATCGGGAGGAACTAAAGAGACGGATGGGAAGGAAACAGTGGGAGAGAATGCAAACCCCAAAGCGAATAACGCATCGTCAGAAGAGGCTAACACGAGTAGGGCGAATCCCTCGGAAAGTACCCACCACctcaaaatgagaaaaaaaaaaatcgagaAGGAATTATCCAAGATAAAAATAGACACTcactttttggaaaaactaaaaaattgcaatttgacatgcacacacaagataaagcaaaaaatggaaacgtCGATGATGCTCAAGTATCCGTTCATTTTTAGCTTAAGCGTGAGTGAAGACCCAAATAAGTATGAGACTATAACTAGGGAATTCCTTTTAGAGAGTTGCAAAATCCCCACCTTGTG gTTATTAAAGAATTACTTTGGAGCCACAGAGAATAAACTGCCCGAGGaaattttctcccctccctttttcgATTTTTACAACTCAAATATGAACATGCCTATGCACCCGCATTTTCAAACTCCCCAAAATGAGGACGACGAGGAGAATTTTAATGCTGGCGAAATTTCGCCgctgaattttttcctcatcacAGATTTGTTAGTAGGGGACACGAAAGATGCCAAGCATTTGAAATGTTTAGTGAGGGACAAATTTAtgaacttttcctttttgagtaacttattttttctcatcatcGAGTAg